In Mangifera indica cultivar Alphonso chromosome 7, CATAS_Mindica_2.1, whole genome shotgun sequence, the genomic window TAAGTGTACTAATTGTTTCTGCAAGGGCTTCAATCTCAGGACTAATGTGAACAAACATGAGTGTCTTAGCTTGCCCTCCTAATTAAAGACAAGAACCAGTTAACAGGTTAGGAGATTCAAATTAGAAGGAGAATGTCTTTCAAGGAAAGAGCAAACTAAGTTTCTTACCAAGTGAATCCTGTAGCAGCTGAGTAAGTTTACTGTTTCTGTAGGGAACGTGAGAATTCTTTTGGGCGAGAGAGGCAATCACATCCCCCAGGGCAGAAAGAGATTTGTTGATATGTTGAGTCTCCTTTAATCTATCTCCTGTGACCTCCGACTTGTCAACTCTTTCACTCCCTGCAAGATCAACAAGATGCATGGATCCACGAAGAATAGTTCCAGATGTCAGGTCTCTTCCTTGAACGTGAACTGTCACACAGCTGCGAGTAGATGCAATATATTAGTTAATACTTGTTTATAAAACATGTTTATAGAAACGATTATAGCTAAACATCAGAATGAATACCAAAAAAACTATTAGTTCAATATTAAGTAGACCTATGAGATCGACTACTTCGATCGTTCATAGCTGTAGCTCCTACTGAACGGTTCTTTTGCCCAAGGTCCATCAACTTTAGAACATCAGAAGTTGTTGATACAGGTACAAGGTTTGCATCTGGCACATTGATTCTGTTTTGAGAATTGTTACGAATTTCTAATGTGTTTCACAGTTAAGAATGCAAATTTGAAAATCAGATGTACAAAATAACACATAGCAATATATGGAAGCATATTAGTGTCACAAAGGATATCTTTTGTTTTGACCATCTGTCACAAGTAGATCCCTAACTTGCTCATTGTAGATTTCAAGCATTTGCATGGAAATATCACAGCTCATGGTATCTTTTCTCTGATTTGCAAGGAGAAATAGATCATTTAATGCCCTGTAATTTACACCTAGACATTCCTCAGTAAGCTCTTTTGGTCCAGTCTGCATTGGTAAATAACAAGAAACAAAATTAGTCATCTGACTAATCAGGAGGatacaaaaaaagaaagggcTAATGATGATTGTTATTGCACTTTTGAACATAACGATTATATAGAATCTTACCATAGTGTAAGTTTTTCCAGATCCTGTTTGGCCATAAGCGAAAATGCAAACATTGTAACCATCAAGAACAGACCGAATCAGAGTTTGAGTGTCTGAAAAAACCTCCACTGTAACAAAAGAAAAGAGGTCTTAAGATTTAAGAGAAAATCCTAACAAGGAAATATTATGAGAAAGAGCAAATGGAAACTTAACCTTGGGTTGCAGCAGGACCAAATACTTTGTTAAAACTAAATGTTTTTTGTCCCAATTTTCCGTACTTTAACTGGGTGGTAATTGATATATTCCCCTCCTCAATGTGAGCCACTGTACTTCTACAGTTGGGTTGTCCATTTAAGAGTGGCCGAACTCGACAATACACCCTAATATTTCctaatcaaacataaaataagaCAGTTAAATCCTAAGTTATAAAGCTTGATACATTAATAGTAACTTGGTCTTGAACTAAATTTTGAACTACTAGAGATGTTACCTTTTAGGTCTTGCACTTGATTGTATAACTTGCGGTTTTCTTCAAGTACTTTCTGGTATCGTGAAACAGCAAAGGCTAGACCATGCAATTGCTTACCTATGAAGGgaagttaaaatttaatatattcttcCTCTTTTAAGAAACTTGAAAAAGTGTTCATGAATTCATTCAAAAGCATACCTAAAGCACTAAAATCTTCCTGGTACTTCATTTGCAATTCCTGCATTCCTGACTTTGCACTGTGTAGAGTTTCTTTTAATTCCTACAAGAACCAACATAAATTGTAATCAAATCTTTAGAGATGGTGCAAAGATTCTTAATGTAAGACATATACAATCTAAATTACCTGGATATTCCTTTGTTGTTGCTCAACCAACATGTGTTGTTTCAAAAGTTGGGTTTCTGATTCCACATCATGATTACCCTTctcttttaattgttttgcACCATCTTCATCCTTCTTTTCATTGATGGGAAACTTACCATCCATCTTAAAAATCATCTCAAAATAGGAATATGTCACCCATATGCAATTAAAATTTGGCTTCATTACAAACACATTCAACTTGCAAGTTATGTATAATTCAAATATCCGAAAATTTGTCACTGGAATTTTACTAAATCTACAATGCAAGCACTATCTTGTTAGGACCTAGGGGAGGTGACACGTGTTGTAATTCCAGAGGATGTAAAGAGATATTTCACTTAGTGTATATAAAAGGGAAGAGAGTCAGTGAAGAGGGAGAATagtaattatattgtttttgggTTTCTGGTATCTTTTGGCTAAAAGGGAGGTCTTTGGCTCCTCGAATTGTCGAATTTATCCTttgagaatatataaaatacagtGGTACTACATTTTGGGAGTTGTTCTGTTTTATCCCCTAGAAATCAATTCTGTTTGTGTGGGTTGGCCGTGTGCTCTAGCTGTGTGAGTTAGTTGGGGTGGTTTGAGCCGGTTCATAACATACCTCTATCTCAGTGGAAGTAGTTCTAGAAAGAGAGATGTTGGGATAAGATGCTTCCATATCTTTTGAACTTGTTCTCATCTGTCATATTACCAAAAGTAATTCTATCATTAACAGAAGCTCAATAACAAAATTCCCTATTTCCATAGTCAAAGAAGTTCTCAGAATAACAACATCAGAAAAGTGTTGAGGAACCTTAAAGCCAGAAATTACTAGAATGCAAGTTTTAATTGCATTGGCAAGAAAGACAACCACTGACCAGGACATTTTGGGGCACCATGCGCCGTTCAAACTCCTCTACGACTTTATTAAGCATAGATTCCACAACCTGTTATAAACACAAATGTCATTTTTGTCTCTcaaataaatgacaaaaaggCCAATTTCGATCCTTAAGAGATCTGTAGAAattttgcaagaaaaaaaaaagttaatataacAACCTGGAAACCCTTACCATTggaatttcttcttgtttcttattTGAAAGAACTGAGCGAACTAGAATATTTAAGTTGTGAGACGATCTCTGCAAATTAGATTGCAAAAAGGTTTTGTAAGATGTTTTCTCCTTTCTATATAACATGAGATATATAAACTTTCAAATACAACAGAGCTCACTAACTGCTTCATTGAGGTCAAGACCAAGATCACCATTTGAAGCCTGCTCACCGTTTAGTGACTTCTCACCAGTTGATGAGGTCGTTAAAAAGGAATTTTTGAATGGTTCCGTATTTTTCCGCATAAATGGTTTCCTAGTAAAACTTGAAGGTTTGAAATTTCCTGAATATTTCCATGACCCTCGTGCACCACTTTGCTTCCATTCATCGTATGATTTAAGGGCTAGAACACAGTTAACTATCCTTGCAGATTTCCCACcctaaaaattccaaaattatgaatttaaattaaaaaaagtgtgctaaaaattgaaaatccttCTTTTATAACCCAAAAATCCCTAGAACCCACCTGGTGAACTCAATTCAAAAGTGGGGTCCCACCAAGCCCCATAATTTTTGCTTATGAAAATTCATTGCATTTTGTCAAGTAGGTGGAATGGAGGATGGTTTTCTCCAAACCTTATGGGAGCAAAACCACATAGGCCTTATCACTAAACCTATTCCTCAGAATGAACAAGacaaatttcattatatttctCAATTCTTAGTCCATGCTAAATTCACAGAAAAATCAGAAACAAATTGAAGAAAGTTTGAATGACACTCCCCCTTTCCTGGGTACAAAAGACTGAATACTAACCTCTTCAAAATCAGAGACTTCAAATGCTGGAACCCCGAATTCTTCCACAGCTACAAGGAAGTTTCTGACATTTTCAAAGTACTGGAATGCAGATAGAGCTGCCCCATCAGGAATGATGTCAGAATCACAAGGACCCTCTACCACCTTATTAC contains:
- the LOC123221146 gene encoding kinesin-like protein KIN-14G; the protein is MATERVLSFSVASVVEDVLHQHNTRSRPIDLASRKDEEASLRRYEAAGWLRKTVGVVGCKDLPAQPSEEEFRLGLRSGIILCTALNNIQPGAISKVVEGPCDSDIIPDGAALSAFQYFENVRNFLVAVEEFGVPAFEVSDFEEGGKSARIVNCVLALKSYDEWKQSGARGSWKYSGNFKPSSFTRKPFMRKNTEPFKNSFLTTSSTGEKSLNGEQASNGDLGLDLNEARSSHNLNILVRSVLSNKKQEEIPMVVESMLNKVVEEFERRMVPQNVLMRTSSKDMEASYPNISLSRTTSTEIEMDGKFPINEKKDEDGAKQLKEKGNHDVESETQLLKQHMLVEQQQRNIQELKETLHSAKSGMQELQMKYQEDFSALGKQLHGLAFAVSRYQKVLEENRKLYNQVQDLKGNIRVYCRVRPLLNGQPNCRSTVAHIEEGNISITTQLKYGKLGQKTFSFNKVFGPAATQVEVFSDTQTLIRSVLDGYNVCIFAYGQTGSGKTYTMTGPKELTEECLGVNYRALNDLFLLANQRKDTMSCDISMQMLEIYNEQVRDLLVTDGQNKRLEIRNNSQNRINVPDANLVPVSTTSDVLKLMDLGQKNRSVGATAMNDRSSRSHSCVTVHVQGRDLTSGTILRGSMHLVDLAGSERVDKSEVTGDRLKETQHINKSLSALGDVIASLAQKNSHVPYRNSKLTQLLQDSLGGQAKTLMFVHISPEIEALAETISTLKFAERVATVELGAARVNKESTEVKELKEQIASLKAALARKEEAEHLQYTRTSTPERSSVKSNGSSPSRSSWNSLGDISSNLRQSMEDVGNIQVQNQYARLRRKSLDPQLLTSSPPWTSSGIPVLSGKDDEKEFSSGDWVDKVMVNRLDLLVSDDNLLRQHELYNRQLPESFCQSYPRDETKIYPEQPVNRLTANKKDIQDYVQRSRYEIATTDESDPEAAASDCSEPDSLWQCSIPKVVSNIPKGPSTKTKKTPTKSFTRLTETRSLVPSLIPSPPTRRLSTGNAPSLLKPGRQPFLVDGKRKMGHAK